A single region of the Rhizobium sp. NLR16a genome encodes:
- a CDS encoding NAD-dependent epimerase/dehydratase family protein encodes MRYFITGTAGFIGFHLARRLLQEGHEVTGFDGLTPYYNVKLKEMRHAALSQFPAFRPVISMLEDRPALEGAVSAAAPDILIHLAAQAGVRYSLENPEAYIHSNVEGSWNIMEIARRVEVRHLMLASTSSIYGANATVPFRETDRADEPLTIYAATKKSMELMAHSYAHLHKIPTTAFRFFTVYGPWGRPDMALFKFAKNMLEGQPIEIYGEGNMSRDFTYIDDLIEAIVRLSAIAPSEENRLGDAGIETLSHQAPFRVVNIGGGQPVSLMDFVETVEKALGRPAIRKMLAMQKGDVPRTFAAPDLLVALTGYKPDTTLDVGVKAFVDWYIDVRRELDA; translated from the coding sequence ATGCGCTACTTCATTACAGGCACTGCCGGCTTTATCGGTTTTCATCTGGCCAGGCGCCTGTTGCAGGAAGGGCATGAGGTGACGGGTTTCGACGGCCTCACGCCTTATTACAACGTCAAGCTCAAAGAGATGCGTCACGCCGCACTCTCTCAGTTTCCGGCCTTCCGGCCTGTCATATCAATGCTTGAGGACCGGCCGGCGCTGGAGGGGGCAGTCTCCGCGGCCGCGCCTGACATCCTGATCCATCTCGCCGCGCAAGCCGGCGTCCGCTACAGCCTGGAAAATCCCGAAGCCTATATACATTCGAATGTCGAAGGCTCCTGGAATATCATGGAAATCGCCCGGCGGGTTGAAGTTCGCCACCTGATGCTGGCCTCGACATCATCGATCTATGGCGCCAACGCGACCGTCCCCTTCCGCGAGACCGATCGCGCCGACGAGCCGCTGACCATCTATGCGGCGACGAAGAAATCGATGGAATTGATGGCGCACAGCTATGCCCATCTCCACAAGATCCCGACGACGGCCTTCCGTTTCTTCACCGTCTATGGCCCATGGGGCCGGCCCGATATGGCGCTGTTCAAATTCGCCAAGAACATGCTCGAAGGCCAGCCAATCGAGATCTACGGCGAAGGCAATATGAGCCGCGACTTCACCTATATCGACGACCTCATCGAAGCAATCGTCAGGTTGTCGGCAATTGCCCCGAGCGAGGAAAATCGCCTCGGTGACGCTGGGATCGAAACACTTTCGCACCAGGCGCCCTTCCGCGTCGTCAATATCGGCGGCGGTCAGCCCGTCAGCCTGATGGATTTCGTCGAGACGGTGGAAAAAGCGCTCGGCCGCCCTGCCATCCGCAAGATGCTGGCAATGCAGAAGGGCGACGTGCCGCGCACCTTCGCTGCCCCCGATCTTCTCGTGGCACTGACGGGATACAAACCCGACACGACACTGGACGTCGGCGTCAAGGCCTTCGTCGACTGGTATATCGACGTACGTCGAGAACTGGATGCCTGA